Below is a window of Rubidibacter lacunae KORDI 51-2 DNA.
AAATTACCGAAGCCATCCGCCAGCACCAGGATGTATCCCCTGCCGACGCGCGCCGCCAGGCGATCGCGCGCCTGCAAGAAGTTAAGGTGCTGCCCGCCGACGATGCGATCGCCGAAGATCTGCGTCCGAACCATCCCAATGCCAGCGAACGCGAGCTCAAGCGCTTTATCAACGAGCGCAAGCGCGGCATCCTCGACCGCTATCCTCACGAACTCTCCGGCGGCCAGCTGCAACGCGTCACGATCGCGATGGCCATCTCTTGCAACCCCGCCTTGCTTATTGCCGACGAACCAACGACAGCTCTGGACGTAACGGTTCAAAAAGCCATCCTCGAACTGCTAGCCGAGCTCGCGCTCGCGCGCTCGATGGCAACGATTTTTATCAGTCACGATTTGGGCGTCATTGCCGAAGTTGCCGATACGGTAGCCGTTATGTGGCGCGGCAACATTGTCGAAATCGGCGCGATCGCCGACATCTTCACTCGACCGCAACATCCCTATACCCGAGGATTGCTTGCCTGTCGCCCGCGCCTCGATTGCGATGTGGAGTATCTCCCCACTGTTAGCGACTTTATGACTGTCGATCGCGACAACAACGGCAACGCAGTTGTAACCGCAAAACCTACCGACCAGTCTGGCGATCGTCAAACTGTAGGTCGCTCGCGCCGATCGGAGCAACCCTTTCGGGCAGAAGCGATCGCGCCATTGCTCAGCGTCACAGACCTGTGCGTTGGCTATCCGCTTAAAGGCAGGATTGGTGGCAAGCGCAACTACTTTGATGCTGTCAATGGTGTGACCTTCGAGGTTTTCCCCGGCGAAACCCTCGGACTTGTCGGAGAATCCGGTTGCGGTAAATCGACCTTGGCACGAGCGCTGCTGCGCCTGATCGAGACGCGTTCCGGACAAATTGTCTTTGAGGAACGCGATATCTCCCACCTCAAAGGTGCATCCCTGCGCCGCCTGCGTCGCAAGCTACAAATCGTTTTTCAAAGTCCATTTAGTTCGCTCAACCAGCGTCAAAGTATTGGCTCGGCAATCGCCGAGCCGCTGGCTATCCACAAACTCTACGGCAACGCGAAGCAACGCCGCGATCGCGTCGCCTATGTGCTCGAACGCGTCGGCCTCGACCCCGACTGGATGCCGCGATATCCCCACGAGTTTTCCGGCGGTCAGCGCCAGCGCATTTGCATCGCCCGCGCCCTCGCGCTCAACCCACGCCTCGTCGTCTGCGACGAATCGGTTTCCGCACTCGACGTATCGGTGCAAGCGCAGGTTTTAAACCTCTTAAAAGAGCTACAGGCCGAATTCGAGCTCACGTATATCTTTATTTCCCACGACCTCAGCGTTGTCAAGTTCATGAGCGATCGCATCGCCGTCATGAATCGCGGTCGGTTTGAAGAAATTGGACCTGCTGACAACATCTACCACCAACCACAGTCGGACTATACCCGCAAACTCATCACTTCCATTCCCACCGGCGAGCAACGCTTGGCGACGCGCTCCTAGCACACATATCTGGCAATACGCTGTCAGACTCCTCGAGCGCGATCGCGCCCCGGGCAACTCTCGGGCAGCGTCCGCAGCATTAAAGCATACCGACAGCGCCAAGTTGGGCTTGGGTCGCGGCTACCCTAAACTTAGAAACGGCTAGCGGGTCCGTTCGTGCTAGCGACTCGACTTGCTCACTCCGACACACTAGCGAAGGGAACTCGACCGATGCGACTGTCTCAGATGCTCTTTGTCACGCTCCGCGAAGATCCCGTCGAGGCAGAAATCCCCAGCCATAAACTCTTGTTGCGCGGTGGCTTCATCCGACGCATCGGCAGCGGTCTTTACGCTTACATGCCACTGATGTGGCGCGTTTTGCAGAAGGTATCGCAGATCGTTCGCGAGGAAATGGATGCCGTTGGCGCGCAAGAATGCTTGTTTACACAACTGCAACCCTCTGAATTGTGGAAAGAATCCGGACGTTGGGAAACGTACACCAAAGCAGAAGGCATCATGTTTTCGCTGGTCGATCGCCAAGAGCGCGAGGTCGGTCTCGGTCCTACCCACGAAGAAGTTGTCACCTCTATTGCCCGCGACTTTATTCGTTCTTATCGCCAGCTTCCCCAGCATTTGTATCAGATTCAAACTAAGTTCCGCGACGAGATTCGCCCGCGTTTTGGTCTGATGCGCGGTCGCGAGTTTGTCATGAAAGACAGCTACTCGTTTCACACTGACGAGGAAAGTTTGAAAGCAACGTATGCCGAAATGGACCGCGCCTACCGCAATATGTTTCGGCGCTGCGGCCTGGCATTCATCGCCGTGGAAGCGGACTCTGGAGCGATCGGTGGCTCGAAGTCTCAGGAGTTCATGGTGTTGGCAGATGCCGGCGAAGACGACGTTCTGTATACGTCCGACGGCAACTATTCTGCAAATGTCGAGAAAGCCGATTCTAT
It encodes the following:
- a CDS encoding ABC transporter ATP-binding protein; translation: MSDSLLDVRNLCVEFAAEPHPTLAVDDISFQLQRGQTLGIVGESGSGKSVTALAIMGLLAETARTPTGEIWFRNETVPVNLLALPERDRRMFRGGYIGMVFQEPTTALNPVYSIGFQITEAIRQHQDVSPADARRQAIARLQEVKVLPADDAIAEDLRPNHPNASERELKRFINERKRGILDRYPHELSGGQLQRVTIAMAISCNPALLIADEPTTALDVTVQKAILELLAELALARSMATIFISHDLGVIAEVADTVAVMWRGNIVEIGAIADIFTRPQHPYTRGLLACRPRLDCDVEYLPTVSDFMTVDRDNNGNAVVTAKPTDQSGDRQTVGRSRRSEQPFRAEAIAPLLSVTDLCVGYPLKGRIGGKRNYFDAVNGVTFEVFPGETLGLVGESGCGKSTLARALLRLIETRSGQIVFEERDISHLKGASLRRLRRKLQIVFQSPFSSLNQRQSIGSAIAEPLAIHKLYGNAKQRRDRVAYVLERVGLDPDWMPRYPHEFSGGQRQRICIARALALNPRLVVCDESVSALDVSVQAQVLNLLKELQAEFELTYIFISHDLSVVKFMSDRIAVMNRGRFEEIGPADNIYHQPQSDYTRKLITSIPTGEQRLATRS